Below is a window of Bos indicus isolate NIAB-ARS_2022 breed Sahiwal x Tharparkar chromosome 19, NIAB-ARS_B.indTharparkar_mat_pri_1.0, whole genome shotgun sequence DNA.
GGTACACCCTCAGCCCAGCCCCCGGCTGCCCCCTTACCCACCATGTCCCTGCCCTTGCGCCTGCCCCCTCTGCCAGCCCTCCAGTGGGACCCCCCCCCAGGCCAGCTGGTAGGAACTGGGGGACCCTCACTCCCCACGTTGGTCGCCTGCACTTGGCCTGCCACTTGGACTTTCCTTGCAGACCTGTGCTTGGTGCTGATGCTCATTTCCAGGTTAGCTGACTTGGAGCAGTGTGGGAAGGCTAAGTGAGGAGAGTCGGGgagccccttcccaccccacaAACGGTAGTCAGGCTGAAGGCTGGGGGTGTCCCAGTAGAGCCCCTGTTTGGTGGTTGTGGAGCTGAGGAAGCCATCCCTGGATGCTCTGAGAACTGAGGCCCCCCAAGGTCAGAGAAACTCAGAGGGTGCAGGGGCAAGGGGGCTTGTCTGAGCATACTCTTGGGGGACTCAGGGTCAAGCCAACCCAGCGTACAGCCCCTGGCTCCAGCCCTTGAGAAAGGGGAGGAGGTGTGTGAGCAGTGTCGTCAGGTGGCTGGGGCGATGGTATGGGAGCCCCACCTCCACTCCAGTCCATAATGACAACACTGTTGAGTCCGTTCTGCTAGCCGTTGCTTTCCAGGCCTGCGACATGCTTGACTTGTGCATGTGAATCAAGTGGCGGGGGTCCagaccctcccctccctccccctccctccctccccccctcctcccctggctGCCTCCCCACCGAGCAGAGATGCTGTTCACTCTAATTCTGCTCCAGGCCAGGCACCTTTCACTCGGAATCTTAGGGGCTGTGGGGTTCGACCACCCTAATTGTTTCGCTTCAAACTTTCCTCATGCTCAGAGGAGAGAGTCAGAGTCAAAGCTGGCCCAGCAGACCCTCCCCGTCTAGCCTGCTGCCCCTTGCCCAGTCACTCCAGAGCTCCGGCTGTCTGCACTGGGTTAATTCAGAGATGCAGTGTTCAATGCTGGCTGGCTCAGCTCCTTCCTGGAGAATTAAGGTGAAGAGCATTGACCCAGGACACTTGCCTTGGTTGGGCCCTGCTTTCTGGGCATGAGCTCGTTTTCCTGTGTGCCCACTCTCTATACCTGGcacacccccacaccccgccTGCCCACCTGCTGCTGCCTACCTGGCTGGGCCCTctgccacccctcccctgcctccccccaccacgggcctctctcctgcctgcctgctgcAGGGGCCTGATCTGggctcctgccccatcccacctgcatttgtcccctcctccttcttcccagAATCTAGCATGGCTTGCACCCCTCACTCCCAGAGCCgcagccccccccaccccacacccagagTGTTCCCTTAATTTGCCTCCGGGTGGAGCTGAAGGGCCAGATATCAAAAAATCCCAGCTATGGATCTGGAAAGAGAGCCCCTGGGGCCCAGACAGGGCCGCCTCTGAGGGGACTGGAGGGGGTCAGCTTAGTCCTGCCTGCCAGAGCACGCCCAGAGCTGGAGTCTGCCCCAGACTCACAGCAGCCTAGGACCCAGGCTGTAATGCGCAGAAAGAAACGACTGCTTGAATGAAGTCtctttatcacacacacacacagcactctccctctctctctccttatctTCTTCAGGCTTCTCGGTCCTTTCCCTCCCCGCTGGCGTCTTTTCCTGGTCCTTTCCCTTTCTGCCCTCATGACTCTGCTTCATCTTTGTGGCTCACCGGACCTGCCAGAGTCCCCCCCACCACCCTTCAACGAGCAGTGCCTGCCCCACGTGGGCCCTTGAAGCTCTCAAAGATCTTGAGTTCTGATTCAGACTAGCTGGGCCGGCTGAGGAGGCTTGGTCTGCGGTGGCGGAAACATGTCCAAGGAGCTGTCTTCTGCAGCACGTTCTTCTGGGTGGCGGAACTGTGTGGGAGCTTTTCCCTTCCTGCCAGCTCACCTATGTGTTTGCAGGAGGCCACTGAACCGAGGGCAATCAGGCTGGGCAGGGATGGAGAACTCGCCCGCTGCTAGGCTGGCAGCAGGGGCACCTGCCCAGGCAGGGTGCACCGCTCCTCCTCAGCCACTGGCCACCAGGTCTAGAACCCTCAGAGGGATGAGGTCTGTGGACCaggactggtggctcagaggtcctTCAGGGACTTTGATCAGCGGAGACTCATGGCATGGGAATGTTCAGAGATTGCAGTGTTCCAGGCATCTTCCTGCAAATCCGAGAGTTTGCTTAAGAGGACCAGGCTGAATCCTGGCAGGCCAGCCAGCTGGCAGCATTTCAGAGAGCTCAGGCTTTTCttgttccttctctttctttctcctccctctagAAAAACAAGTGTCTATCCCATCGCTCATAGCACAGTCATCCATGACTCAGTGAAGTACCGAATCACGCTCAGAAAGTCCAGGTGGGAAGAGTCAggcaccctctctctctctccaccaccTCCATCTCTGGGCTCTGGACCCTGGGCCAGGCAGGCACCACCCCTGTGGTTTTCCACCAAAGGGCGACTTCATGCTGCAGCTCTGGGCACAGAGGTGGGCATGCTGCAGGGTGCTTGGGGGAGGAGACCGGCCAGGCCCTGACCGTGGCTCCCTTCCTGCCCTCAGATGCTGGCGACATGATCGAGATGCAGGGCTTTGGGCCCAGCCTGCCAGCCTGGCACCTACAGCCCCTGTGCAGCCAGggctcctcctgcctctcctgctccACCAGCAGCTCCCCCTATGCGCCCCCCAGCCACTGCAGCTGTGTACCTGACCGGTGAGTGGGCCTGCGCGTCTGAGTGCATGTGTCGGTCTGGGCCCTTGTCACTTGTGTCGGTCTGGGCCCTTGTCACTTGCCTGACACGGGGTGGTCTTGAGTTGGATACACCTGGGTTCTAATCTCACTTTTGTTCCCCACGTGGCTCTGCCAAGTCACTGAGTCTCTCTGAGCTCCTatgtttctgagcctcagtgtcctcatctgtgaaatggcaaTAATACCTGCTGTTCCCTAAGGTGCCTATGAGCACTGAATGAGGTGTACAATGCACGTGAGTGCCCAGAGTTGTGCCTGGCACCGGGCGGGTGCTCGGTATCTGGAGCTCCTCTTCCCAGGGTGGACCTGGATCCCACCATCATGCTGACGTCTGAGGTGCTTCAGCAGGTGTCTGGGCATTTGCTCTGTTACCAGGAACAGTGTGTGTGTGGCCTTTGTGAGAGGGCCATGTGCCCACCCTTGATGGTTTCACTAGCTGCATTTTCACCTGTAACTTCATCCTAACCCTGTTATGTCTGTTgaccctcagatggctctctccATTCTCACACGAGGACACCAAGATGTACTAACGCAAAGTTAGTTGGCCAAGATCCCTGGGGTGGTTGGGGACCAGGCTGGGCCCCCAGCAGCTCTACCCAGAGTAGCTGGCAAAGCCAGGGAGCCCTTGACATGTTCCCAGGCTGTAGATCCTGCTCCCTGCACCACCCGAGCCCCTCACCTGCCCCCTGAGCCCGAAGATCCTCCCTTCTCACTCGTCCCGCCAGAGGAGCAGCCCTGAGTCAGGCTGATCCCACAGGTTGCCCCTCAGGCTGCTGTGTGAGAGCATGAAGAGGCAGATCGTGTCCCGGGCCTTCTACGGCTGTGAgtgtggggtgaggtggggccgccggggcgggggtgggggcgggggcgggcaccGGGACGCAGGGTCACGGCCTCCTGGCTCCCCCGCTTCCCCCTCAGGGCTGGCCTACTGCCGCCACCTGTCCACGGTGCGCACCCACCTGTCAGCGCTGGTGCATCACAACATCGTCCCGCCCGCCCGGCCCCCAGGGGCCTCGGGGGGCCTCACCAAGGACGTGTGGAGCAAGTATCAGAAGGACGAAAAGGTGCGCGCTCTGGGCTACCAGGCTCTGGGGTGGCTGGGCGGGAGGCCGCAGTGAGAGCCGACCACCGTGCTCTGTGTTCGGTGAAACGTGGTGCAGGCTCAGAGGGGACAGGCCAGGACGGATAGCCTTGGAGTACGGGGGTCACGGGGAGTCTCGAACAACCAGGCCTGTGGTCTCCACAGGAAAGAGATCAGACAGGGAGTCCTCTCTGCTTCCATATGACTCCACTGCCCTGGGGAGAGCCTCTGCaaatccctccaggctcctttcctGCCCTGGAGGGGTTGAAGTAGATCTTCGTCCAGCTCTAGCCTGGGGGGTGCAGTGCCAGGATGTGATGGTCCCAGAGCCATCCGAACCATCCCTGGCCCCGGCTCTCCAGGGCGTGGGGTCACCTGGCTGGCCCACACAGTCTTGCCTCCCTGGGTCCCTCAGAACTACAAGGAGCTGGAGCTGCTGCGGCAGGTCTACTACGGAGGCGTGGAACATGAGATCCGCCAGGATGTCTGGCCGTTCCTGCTTGGCCACTACAAGTTTGGCATGAGCAAGAAGGAGATGGAGCAGGTGAGGGGGAGGACGGGGGCACAGGCAGGGAGCCAGGCCAGGGGAACCCGGGGAGGGGGGGCACCTCAGAAACCTCAGTCTCTTCCCAGCCCGAAAGAGACAGGACAGAGCAGCCCCGCCATCCTCAACCCCGGGCCCGGCCCGAGTCTCCGGCTGTCCCGGGAGGACGGCTGCCGAGGGGGCCCGGTGCGCCCCTCCCCCCAATGGTCACGCTGTGGTCTGAGCACAGGTGGACACAGTGGTGGCAGCGAGGTACCAGCGGGTGTTGGCGGAGTGGAAGGCCTGCGAGGTGGTGGTGAGGCAGCGGGAGCGGGAGGCTCACCCGGCCACACTCACCAAGTTCTCCTCGGGCAGCAGCATCGACAGCCACGTTCAGCGCCTCGTCCACCGAGACTCCACCATCAGCAATGATGTGAGCCCGACGGGACctgggggccgggggcggggccgccaGCACTGCAGGCCTGACCTCTGATGCTCATGCTAATGGGCAGCGAGGCCCTGGAGCACGCCTCCACGTGTCCGTGTGTCTCGTTTCCTTCCACTGAAAGATGGGATGACGGTCCCCCTGCTGCCCACTCCTCTGGCTTGTTGCAGGAATAAATGACATGGCGTGCTGTGTTGTGTCCTAAGAGACTAGCAGAGGAGGGTGGATTTATGGGGAATTAGGGAGGCCCTCCTtctctggagcttccctggtggctcagacagtgaagaatctgtttgcaatccaggagacgcaggtgtgatcccttggagaaggaaatggcaacccactccagtattcttgcctggagaattccatggacagaggagcctggcaggctgcagtccatggggtcgcaaagagtcagacatgactgagcgactaatgcttcAACACTTTTCCCTCTTTGTAGAGAGACCTCAAGGCtaggagtgggcttccctgggttcCAGTCCTAAGTCCGCTAGTGACAGGATGAGTGACTTCTCCTCCCATCTCTGGGGCTTGGTGCCCCGTCTCAGCTCCTCTGATTGTAGAGGCTTCTCCTAGAGctgaggctgggggtgggtgtgcACTTGGAGCAGTCCCATCTCATAGAGTTGGCCATGAGAAGCCAGTTCAGAGCCTGTGTGGTTCTTCCCACATCCCCCTTGACTTTTAGATGAACATCAAATCCCAGTCTATGGCTGCTAGGCCCAACTAGAACTGCAAAGTTTCAGTTATCAGGACATTCTtttattaactattttttttttctttaagactgCCTCTTTAGATAATGTATATTCTTGTTCCTTAACTCCTATTAACCAAAAACTCAAGTTGGAGCAagacttaaaaagaaatataactgcCAAGTCATCCTCTCCTTTCCATGGTCTTTGTTCTGAATCCCATGTTTGTGAACAGATTCTCTGTCTGCTTTGGGTTTTGTTAAACCCTGAGTCTGAACCAGGGCCCCAGCTGCTTAGCTTGTGGACACAAGCAGCCTTTCTCGAAGGCACTAACCCAGCAGCACTTCGTGCTTCTTGCCCAAAGTGAAAACTCCTTTTAAGCATCCCTTCCCTCCATAGTCCAAATAGAAAAATGAGACAAAACCGTCCATAtatgtctcttcttttccttgtGACTTGTCTGTGGGAGTGTGTGGACCATTCCCAATCAGTAGAacgtgtttcttttttccttcttccttctcctcagcTTATCCTCAGCTAATCTAACTGATGAGGTACTTGCTAGAGAGGTTTCCTGCCTTGTTCTactactgcttccctggtggtgcagaggttaaagcatctgcctgcaatgcagaagacctgggttcaatccctgggttggcaagatcccctagagaaggcaatggcaacccactccagcattcttgcctggaaaatcccatggacagaggagcctggtgggctacagtccatggggtagcaaagagtcagacacgactgagcaacttcactttcactttctactacTGCACGCTCAGTCCTGAAAACAAGCTGTGTGCCCCAGAGGCCACACCACGACACTGTGGAAGCTGTCCCAACCCAAGGCAGCCCACGACGTCTGTGTTTGTAGAGGGTCACTTACTCACACTGGCCATCGAGTGCCCAGGCCTCCGtcccccttcttcccttcccactTTTTCTCACCAACGTGAGGCCAGATGGGGTTGGAGACGGCATTTTCATGTTTTCCCAGAGCCTGGTTGGCTGGGTTGGGGGGTTGCTTGGCACCCCCCTGGGGAGGCTGTGCTGGGGAGCCATAGGGTGGGAGTAGGGATGTGAGGAGAATTCTGTGTCCCTCTTGGTTCTGACCCTGGAAGAGAGGCTGAGCTGAGGGGGGTGCTGGAGGGCAGGCGTGAGCCCCGCTGTCTTCACGCCCCCCTCTCCAACAGGTGTTCGTCTCTGTGGATGACCTGGAGCCTCCAAGGCCCCTGGGCCCCGAAGACCCCAGACCAGAGGCTGAGCCAGGGGCGGAGGCCGGGCCCACGGGCACAGCCATGGTGGAGCAGCAGTCAGTGGAGTTCGACTCTCCAGACTCGGGCCTGCCTTCCTCCCGCAACTACTCCGTGACCTCGGGCATCCAGTCGAGTATAGACGAGGGCCAGATGGGCTTTGAAGAGGAGGACGGTGCTGGGGAGGAAGGCTCCGCTGGAATGGACCCCAAAGCCCAGGTCTCCGAGCCCCAAGAACCTGGCCAGGAGAAGGCCTTGCCGGCTGGCGAGCTGGAGGCCGGGGAGGAGCTCGCGGCCATGTGCGCTGCTGCCTACACTGTATGTGCTCGTTCCCCAGGCATTGGGGACCCTGGGGCGGATGGTGGGATGGCCTGGACTGTCCTGGAGGTGGGCACCGAGCCCCTCCCTCAGCAGGCCCACAGGACTCAGTGCTCCGAGGCCCTTGGCTCCCTGCTTTCGCTGTGTTCCTTTATTCGGGCATCACCTCTGGCCCCTGACTCACCCCTGAGGGCCCTCCACTCTTCCAGATAGAATTACTGGACACCGTGGCCTTAAACCTGCATCGCATAGACAAGGACGTGCAGCGATGTGACCGCAACTACTGGTACTTCACACCCCCCAACCTCGAGCGGCTCCGAGACGTCATGTGCAGGTGCcactgggggctgggctgggcgggAGGCGGGGACCCTGCTCCATGCAACATTAGGTCCGGCAGCGCCCTGCTCCCCTGCCCTGTCCCTGTCTCATCACCGGCTCCCTATGTCTGTGTGTCCCCTGTCCTGTCATTCTTGAGGCCTTTCAGATCTCAGCTTTAGCCAtgcttctccaggaagcctcagCTGGTCCCCGCCAGCACGTTGGGGGTGGTGATGGCTTGTCCATTTCTACCCGAGCGCCTTGAGAACCGTGGCTATGGATGGTTCAGTATAGCACTCCAGGGCTTCAGGGTGGAGGAAAGGCTGACCTCTGGGTAGCCGACTGGTCTAGCAGTCGTCTCCCCAGGAGTCCccgaggggaggggaggacagtgCATAGCCACAGAGACTCCCCGGTGTTTCAGCTACGTGTGGGAGCATCTGGACGTGGGCTACGTGCAGGGCATGTGCGACCTGCTGGCACCTCTCCTGGTCGTCCTGGACAATGGTGAGGAGGGGGTAGTGGAATTGGGCCTGGGCCAATCCAAGTGGGGAAAGGAACAGGGGATGGCATGGTCTGCATGAAGTGGGGGGAGGGACGTGAGCcagctctgcccccttccctgccAGCCTCACGCCCACCTCCCCCACAGACCAGCTGGCCTACAGCTGTTTCAGCCACCTCATGAAGAGGATGAGCCAGAACTTCCCCAATGGGGGTGCCATGGACGCCCACTTTGCTAACATGCGCTCCCTTATCCAGGTGAGGTCTGCAGCGAGCGGGGGCAAGTGATGGGACAGTGCTGGGCTTGTTCATTATCCACGGGAGGCTGGGGAGCGCTCCCAAAATGTGTTTTATGTATAAGCTtagtttctttcattaaaaaataaaaaccaagagaagaaaatggcaacccactccagtattcttgcctggaaaagtccatggacagaggagcctggagggctgcagtccatggggttacatgattGAGCATGCcatgcatgagggtggagggagatggaTTGTAGaactaaaaattaagtaaaaataaaaaccccaaaCCCCATCATTTTCAACCTTATCAGTCGAAGAGGAATGTTGGCGTATGAATGCTTATACTTGTGAACGTTCTGGCCAGTAGTGTGGTCAATGATGAAATCACCCAGAAAATGGCATCATTCCAGAGAGGACATCCCAGAGAGATGGGTGGAGCCGCAGGGTgcagccctgccctgggagggagacaggaggggcAGATGCAGCTCCCAGGGGGGCACCCGAGGGCCCTGGGGGTCAGGCGGACAGGGCACTGGGGAAAGCGCCCACACCCATTCAGTCCAGCGCCCTTTCTCCATTTAAACCAGATCCTGGACTCAGAGCTGTTTGAACTCATGCATCAGAATGGAGACTACACCCACTTCTACTTCTGTTACCGGTGGTTCCTGCTAGATTTTAAGAGAGGTGAGAGGCGGGCTGGAGGGCGGGCCTGGGGTCGGGGCAGTGGGACATCCCCAGAATCACTAGTTCTCAACCCACACTGCAGTGTAGAACCGCTCCGAGGAGCGTTGGGCCTCAGCTAGCCCCAGACTTAACTAAGTGTGGAGACTTTAAAAGCCATTAGGTCAATCCACAGTGCAGCTGGGGTTGAAAATCACCCAAAGGCAATGGTTTTCAGAACTGTTTTCAAACCAAGTCTTCCTGAGCACCAAGGCCTATAGAAGTAGAGCTACTCTAGTGTGACGTGGCCTCCGCGGAAGACCAGGGTACAGGAACTACACGGAGGAGGGCGGGGCTTACCCAGCTCCAGTGGCGCGATTGGGTAGCGCGCTGTACCTATAAGAGGAAGGGCGGGGCCTTGCTTGGAAGCCGCCCTCTTCACCGGTTCCCACGGTGGACCGATCCCAGGACCAGGGCCCTGGAGCTCTGTCTTGGCACGAGGCGACCCGTGGCGGCCAGGCCATCTCAGCCCCCTTGCCATCCCCAGAGCTGCCATACGAGGATGTGTTCGCTGTGTGGGAGGTGATCTGGGCAGCCCGGCACATCTCCTCGGAGCACTTTGTCCTGTTCATCGCCCTGGCCCTGGTGGAGGCCTACCGAGAGATAATCCGCGACAACAACATGGACTTCACCGACATCATCAAATTCTTCAACGGTAGGAGACACTCGGCGGTGCCGGCTGCCCCAGCAGAGCTGTTGAGTGGGGCTTCCACTCCTGGCCTGGGCAGGGTAAGGGGTGTCTTAGGAATACTGGCCTGGCCCAT
It encodes the following:
- the SGSM2 gene encoding small G protein signaling modulator 2 isoform X3 — encoded protein: MEEAVTRKFVHEDSSHILALCGAVEACLLHQLRRRAAGFLRSDKMAALFTKVGKTCPVAGEICHKVQELQQQVEGRKPLAGNQETLRRQGSASGKAPALSLQALKHIWVRTALMEKVLDKVVQYLVENCSKYYEKEALLADPVFGPILASLLVGPCALEYTKLKTADHYWTDPSADELVQRHRIRGPPHRQDSPAKRPALGIRKRHSSGSASEDRLAACAREYVESLHQNSRARLLYGKNNVLVQPKEDMEAVPGYLSLHQSAESLTLKWTPNQLMNGTLGDSELEKSVYWDYALVVPFSQIVCIHCHQQKSGGTLVLVSQDGIQRPPLHFPQGGHLLSFLSCLENGLLPRGQLEPPLWTQQGKGKVFPRLRKRSSLRSMDAEDVSTGRATDYVFRIIYPGHRHEHITINYHHLAASRAASVDDDEEEEDKLHAMLSMICSRNLTAPNPMKDAGDMIEMQGFGPSLPAWHLQPLCSQGSSCLSCSTSSSPYAPPSHCSCVPDRLPLRLLCESMKRQIVSRAFYGWLAYCRHLSTVRTHLSALVHHNIVPPARPPGASGGLTKDVWSKYQKDEKNYKELELLRQVYYGGVEHEIRQDVWPFLLGHYKFGMSKKEMEQVDTVVAARYQRVLAEWKACEVVVRQREREAHPATLTKFSSGSSIDSHVQRLVHRDSTISNDVFVSVDDLEPPRPLGPEDPRPEAEPGAEAGPTGTAMVEQQSVEFDSPDSGLPSSRNYSVTSGIQSSIDEGQMGFEEEDGAGEEGSAGMDPKAQVSEPQEPGQEKALPAGELEAGEELAAMCAAAYTIELLDTVALNLHRIDKDVQRCDRNYWYFTPPNLERLRDVMCSYVWEHLDVGYVQGMCDLLAPLLVVLDNDQLAYSCFSHLMKRMSQNFPNGGAMDAHFANMRSLIQILDSELFELMHQNGDYTHFYFCYRWFLLDFKRELPYEDVFAVWEVIWAARHISSEHFVLFIALALVEAYREIIRDNNMDFTDIIKFFNERAEHHDAQEILRIARDLVHKVQTLIENK
- the SGSM2 gene encoding small G protein signaling modulator 2 isoform X1 — its product is MGSAEDAVKEKLLWNVKKEVKQIMEEAVTRKFVHEDSSHILALCGAVEACLLHQLRRRAAGFLRSDKMAALFTKVGKTCPVAGEICHKVQELQQQVEGRKPLAGNQETLRRQGSASGKAPALSLQALKHIWVRTALMEKVLDKVVQYLVENCSKYYEKEALLADPVFGPILASLLVGPCALEYTKLKTADHYWTDPSADELVQRHRIRGPPHRQDSPAKRPALGIRKRHSSGSASEDRLAACAREYVESLHQNSRARLLYGKNNVLVQPKEDMEAVPGYLSLHQSAESLTLKWTPNQLMNGTLGDSELEKSVYWDYALVVPFSQIVCIHCHQQKSGGTLVLVSQDGIQRPPLHFPQGGHLLSFLSCLENGLLPRGQLEPPLWTQQGKGKVFPRLRKRSSLRSMDAEDVSTGRATDYVFRIIYPGHRHEHITINYHHLAASRAASVDDDEEEEDKLHAMLSMICSRNLTAPNPMKDAGDMIEMQGFGPSLPAWHLQPLCSQGSSCLSCSTSSSPYAPPSHCSCVPDRLPLRLLCESMKRQIVSRAFYGWLAYCRHLSTVRTHLSALVHHNIVPPARPPGASGGLTKDVWSKYQKDEKNYKELELLRQVYYGGVEHEIRQDVWPFLLGHYKFGMSKKEMEQVDTVVAARYQRVLAEWKACEVVVRQREREAHPATLTKFSSGSSIDSHVQRLVHRDSTISNDVFVSVDDLEPPRPLGPEDPRPEAEPGAEAGPTGTAMVEQQSVEFDSPDSGLPSSRNYSVTSGIQSSIDEGQMGFEEEDGAGEEGSAGMDPKAQVSEPQEPGQEKALPAGELEAGEELAAMCAAAYTIELLDTVALNLHRIDKDVQRCDRNYWYFTPPNLERLRDVMCSYVWEHLDVGYVQGMCDLLAPLLVVLDNDQLAYSCFSHLMKRMSQNFPNGGAMDAHFANMRSLIQILDSELFELMHQNGDYTHFYFCYRWFLLDFKRELPYEDVFAVWEVIWAARHISSEHFVLFIALALVEAYREIIRDNNMDFTDIIKFFNERAEHHDAQEILRIARDLVHKVQTLIENK
- the SGSM2 gene encoding small G protein signaling modulator 2 isoform X2, with protein sequence MGSAEDAVKEKLLWNVKKEVKQIMEEAVTRKFVHEDSSHILALCGAVEACLLHQLRRRAAGFLRSDKMAALFTKVGKTCPVAGEICHKVQELQQQVEGRKPLAGNQETLRRQGSASGKAPALSLQALKHIWVRTALMEKVLDKVVQYLVENCSKYYEKEALLADPVFGPILASLLVGPCALEYTKLKTADHYWTDPSADELVQRHRIRGPPHRQDSPAKRPALGIRKRHSSGSASEDRLAACAREYVESLHQNSRARLLYGKNNVLVQPKEDMEAVPGYLSLHQSAESLTLKWTPNQLMNGTLGDSELEKSVYWDYALVVPFSQIVCIHCHQQKSGGTLVLVSQDGIQRPPLHFPQGGHLLSFLSCLENGLLPRGQLEPPLWTQQGKGKVFPRLRKRSSLRSMDAEDVSTGRATDYVFRIIYPGHRHEHITINYHHLAASRAASVDDDEEEEDKLHAMLSMICSRNLTAPNPMKDAGDMIEMQGFGPSLPAWHLQPLCSQGSSCLSCSTSSSPYAPPSHCSCVPDRLPLRLLCESMKRQIVSRAFYGWLAYCRHLSTVRTHLSALVHHNIVPPARPPGASGGLTKDVWSKYQKDEKNYKELELLRQVYYGGVEHEIRQDVWPFLLGHYKFGMSKKEMEQVDTVVAARYQRVLAEWKACEVVVRQREREAHPATLTKFSSGSSIDSHVQRLVHRDSTISNDVFVSVDDLEPPRPLGPEDPRPEAEPGAEAGPTGTAMVEQQSVEFDSPDSGLPSSRNYSVTSGIQSSIDEGQMGFEEEDGAGEEGSAGMDPKAQVSEPQEPGQEKALPAGELEAGEELAAMCAAAYTIELLDTVALNLHRIDKDVQRCDRNYCYVWEHLDVGYVQGMCDLLAPLLVVLDNDQLAYSCFSHLMKRMSQNFPNGGAMDAHFANMRSLIQILDSELFELMHQNGDYTHFYFCYRWFLLDFKRELPYEDVFAVWEVIWAARHISSEHFVLFIALALVEAYREIIRDNNMDFTDIIKFFNERAEHHDAQEILRIARDLVHKVQTLIENK
- the SGSM2 gene encoding small G protein signaling modulator 2 isoform X4, whose product is MGSAEDAVKEKLLWNVKKEVKQIMEEAVTRKFVHEDSSHILALCGAVEACLLHQLRRRAAGFLRSDKMAALFTKVGKTCPVAGEICHKVQELQQQVEGRKPLAGNQETLRRQGSASGKAPALSLQALKHIWVRTALMEKVLDKVVQYLVENCSKYYEKEALLADPVFGPILASLLVGPCALEYTKLKTADHYWTDPSADELVQRHRIRGPPHRQDSPAKRPALGIRKRHSSGSASEDRLAACAREYVESLHQNSRARLLYGKNNVLVQPKEDMEAVPGYLSLHQSAESLTLKWTPNQLMNGTLGDSELEKSVYWDYALVVPFSQIVCIHCHQQKSGGTLVLVSQDGIQRPPLHFPQGGHLLSFLSCLENGLLPRGQLEPPLWTQQGKGKVFPRLRKRSSLRSMDAEDVSTGRATDYVFRIIYPGHRHEHNAGDMIEMQGFGPSLPAWHLQPLCSQGSSCLSCSTSSSPYAPPSHCSCVPDRLPLRLLCESMKRQIVSRAFYGWLAYCRHLSTVRTHLSALVHHNIVPPARPPGASGGLTKDVWSKYQKDEKNYKELELLRQVYYGGVEHEIRQDVWPFLLGHYKFGMSKKEMEQVDTVVAARYQRVLAEWKACEVVVRQREREAHPATLTKFSSGSSIDSHVQRLVHRDSTISNDVFVSVDDLEPPRPLGPEDPRPEAEPGAEAGPTGTAMVEQQSVEFDSPDSGLPSSRNYSVTSGIQSSIDEGQMGFEEEDGAGEEGSAGMDPKAQVSEPQEPGQEKALPAGELEAGEELAAMCAAAYTIELLDTVALNLHRIDKDVQRCDRNYWYFTPPNLERLRDVMCSYVWEHLDVGYVQGMCDLLAPLLVVLDNDQLAYSCFSHLMKRMSQNFPNGGAMDAHFANMRSLIQILDSELFELMHQNGDYTHFYFCYRWFLLDFKRELPYEDVFAVWEVIWAARHISSEHFVLFIALALVEAYREIIRDNNMDFTDIIKFFNERAEHHDAQEILRIARDLVHKVQTLIENK